Proteins encoded within one genomic window of Bacillus thuringiensis:
- a CDS encoding peptidoglycan D,D-transpeptidase FtsI family protein, with protein sequence MLHTKIKRWRFIAILSIVGLILIILLKSHFFSITIETSSAERGQILDRNGVILATNKKVKSLYCTFNDEKLSKQDTANTLAFLNQFSSEFQHDISTEDIKSQLQQSCKKQTMNDIPLYSDITENELAFINKNKPNNVIIKDEVIRYYPKCEIGSQVIGYVENDLNSKHLAIGKNGIELQYENDLRGKPGKTLIFKINNKRFLWNMQKVQKGKDVRLALDSKLQQKTEEALRSQIKKITDVNTGYVVVTDVKTGAILTMANSAVFNPNTLYEQVSSKKENIKSLSQNKAIQKLKYGESYVNMASTIKPLTILIGLNEKLFQPEDTYLDKGTFQYDNQNNITNAPGTPTGEITPRQAIINSSNTFMTAKVALPLFNQNNGNIEKVAHIWTEYLKQFGLRSKTGIDLPFEEDGQYEFHPTNKFENGISALLNASWGGNEVHTPLQLSQYAATLASKGDKYKPQIVSAIIDQNGKETKKFKPILESSNRYPVKFWSVVQGGMSQNIEEIKKLPFHVAGKTGITGAPNEQERMINHSLFIAYAPTEDPQIAVSVVIPGSNSEKNIAALVTSEILEYWNTLQ encoded by the coding sequence ATGTTACATACAAAAATAAAAAGATGGAGATTTATAGCGATTCTTTCTATTGTAGGTTTGATATTAATAATTTTGTTAAAAAGCCATTTCTTTTCAATTACTATCGAAACTTCTTCGGCCGAAAGAGGACAAATACTTGATCGAAATGGTGTAATACTAGCTACAAATAAGAAAGTTAAGTCTTTATATTGCACTTTTAATGATGAGAAGCTATCGAAACAAGATACAGCAAACACATTAGCTTTTCTCAATCAATTTTCAAGCGAGTTTCAACATGACATTTCTACAGAGGACATAAAATCTCAATTACAACAATCTTGTAAAAAGCAGACTATGAATGATATACCGTTATACTCTGACATAACTGAGAATGAACTTGCATTCATAAACAAAAACAAACCCAATAATGTAATAATCAAAGATGAAGTGATTCGATATTATCCTAAATGTGAAATTGGTTCACAGGTAATTGGGTATGTAGAAAATGACCTTAATTCAAAGCATTTGGCTATTGGAAAAAATGGGATTGAACTGCAATATGAAAATGATTTAAGAGGAAAACCGGGTAAAACACTTATTTTTAAAATAAATAATAAAAGGTTCTTATGGAACATGCAAAAAGTACAAAAAGGAAAAGATGTCCGGCTAGCTTTAGACTCTAAGTTGCAGCAAAAAACAGAGGAAGCATTAAGATCTCAAATCAAGAAAATAACTGATGTTAATACTGGTTATGTTGTGGTAACCGATGTGAAAACTGGCGCAATTTTAACTATGGCCAACTCAGCAGTGTTTAATCCAAATACATTATATGAACAAGTATCATCTAAAAAAGAAAACATCAAATCACTTTCGCAAAATAAAGCAATTCAAAAATTAAAGTATGGTGAATCTTATGTAAATATGGCCTCAACTATAAAGCCACTTACTATTTTAATTGGATTAAACGAAAAGCTTTTTCAACCTGAAGATACTTATTTAGATAAAGGTACTTTTCAATATGATAATCAAAATAACATTACGAATGCACCTGGAACGCCAACAGGTGAGATTACACCGAGGCAGGCTATCATTAATTCATCTAACACATTTATGACAGCAAAAGTAGCTCTACCCTTATTCAACCAAAATAATGGGAATATAGAAAAAGTTGCACATATATGGACAGAGTATTTAAAGCAATTCGGCCTTCGTTCTAAAACTGGGATTGATTTACCTTTTGAAGAAGACGGACAATATGAATTTCATCCAACAAACAAGTTTGAAAATGGTATCTCCGCCTTATTAAATGCCTCTTGGGGAGGAAATGAAGTACACACTCCTCTTCAACTTTCTCAATATGCAGCAACTTTAGCAAGTAAAGGTGATAAATATAAACCTCAAATCGTAAGTGCTATTATTGATCAAAATGGTAAGGAAACAAAAAAGTTTAAACCAATTTTAGAAAGTTCAAATCGTTACCCGGTGAAATTTTGGAGTGTCGTGCAAGGTGGGATGAGCCAAAATATAGAGGAAATTAAAAAATTACCCTTTCATGTCGCAGGTAAAACAGGCATAACAGGTGCTCCGAATGAGCAAGAAAGGATGATAAACCATTCTCTTTTCATTGCATATGCTCCTACCGAAGATCCACAAATTGCCGTTTCTGTCGTTATTCCTGGTAGTAATTCAGAAAAAAACATTGCTGCTCTCGTTACATCAGAAATTTTA
- a CDS encoding acyltransferase family protein, translating into MTKPFKKNSRYMVGLDSLRGLAILGVILYHINFNWMPGGFLGVTVFFVLSGYLITDILAMEWKRNKRIDLKKFWLSRARRLLPGMLVMLVITLAWITIFHSSLLEKMRGDSLAALFYVSNWWYIYHKLSYFDNFNQISPLNHFWSLAVEEQFYVVWPFIISLGLYYIKKQSRMILLICLGAFASALAMAILYEPGVDPSRIYYGTDTRAFSLLIGAVLALVWPSNRLANKIIPKARFILDVVGGIALIIILVMFWKTNQYDPFLYKGGMVLLSIATALLVANLAHPASRIAQFLRFRPLRWIGVRSYGIYLWHYPILTLTTPKVNAGDFSIIRAILQFLLIILIAQISWKFIEKPIRQGALRNIQFKNLRLQNVTLGVKLALVCSLFFTSIAVLGLLNASKAKGNYQQDKVEAVQTQPAPHPVAVWEKPNQETPLNQGESKEANSAHPKNPLTVTAIGDSVMIDITPYLKNTFPDIRIDAQIGRQLSKAISVVEQLKNEGNLGNYVIIGLGTNGAFTTEQLVSLIKLIGNERKIIFINTRVPRPWESIVNERLKVTVTKYPNVTLVDWYAASAGKKDYFAPDGVHLTNVGAEAYAVLVAKAVNQ; encoded by the coding sequence ATGACTAAACCTTTTAAAAAAAATAGTCGTTATATGGTAGGGTTGGACAGTCTAAGGGGTCTAGCTATACTAGGTGTTATTTTGTATCATATTAATTTTAATTGGATGCCTGGAGGGTTTTTAGGAGTTACAGTATTTTTTGTACTTTCAGGTTATTTAATTACAGATATTCTAGCCATGGAGTGGAAGAGAAATAAGAGAATTGATTTGAAAAAATTCTGGCTTAGTAGGGCAAGAAGATTGCTTCCAGGAATGCTTGTTATGCTCGTTATAACATTGGCATGGATTACGATTTTTCATAGCTCTTTACTTGAAAAGATGCGTGGAGATTCATTAGCAGCATTATTTTATGTTAGTAACTGGTGGTATATTTATCATAAATTATCGTACTTTGATAATTTTAACCAGATTTCGCCATTAAATCATTTTTGGTCGTTAGCAGTCGAGGAACAATTCTATGTTGTCTGGCCGTTTATTATTAGTTTAGGACTTTACTACATAAAAAAACAATCCCGTATGATTTTATTGATTTGTCTAGGAGCATTTGCTTCAGCTTTAGCAATGGCAATTTTGTATGAACCTGGAGTTGATCCGAGCAGAATATATTATGGTACAGATACGAGGGCCTTTTCATTACTTATCGGAGCGGTACTTGCCTTAGTTTGGCCAAGCAATAGGCTTGCTAATAAAATTATCCCGAAGGCGCGTTTCATTCTTGATGTAGTGGGTGGCATTGCTCTTATTATTATTTTGGTTATGTTTTGGAAGACCAATCAATATGATCCATTTCTATACAAGGGAGGAATGGTTCTCTTATCAATTGCAACAGCATTGTTAGTGGCAAATCTAGCTCATCCAGCTAGTCGCATTGCTCAATTTTTACGATTTAGACCTTTACGTTGGATAGGGGTAAGATCGTATGGCATATACCTCTGGCATTATCCAATTCTGACATTAACGACTCCAAAAGTAAATGCAGGGGATTTTTCAATAATAAGAGCAATCCTTCAATTTCTTCTGATAATATTGATTGCGCAAATTTCATGGAAGTTTATCGAAAAACCAATCCGACAAGGTGCGCTCCGGAACATTCAGTTTAAGAACTTAAGACTTCAAAATGTCACTTTAGGTGTTAAGTTAGCTTTAGTTTGTTCATTATTCTTTACGTCAATAGCAGTTTTAGGCTTATTAAATGCTAGTAAGGCTAAGGGGAATTATCAACAAGATAAGGTAGAAGCAGTACAAACACAACCGGCGCCACATCCAGTTGCTGTTTGGGAAAAACCAAATCAAGAAACGCCTCTAAATCAAGGGGAATCAAAAGAAGCAAATTCTGCACACCCTAAAAATCCACTCACAGTTACTGCGATAGGCGATTCCGTTATGATTGATATTACTCCATATTTAAAAAATACTTTTCCTGATATCAGGATTGATGCGCAAATTGGCCGTCAGCTGTCAAAAGCGATTTCAGTAGTTGAACAGTTAAAAAATGAAGGGAATTTAGGAAACTATGTCATTATCGGATTAGGTACAAATGGAGCCTTTACTACTGAACAACTTGTTTCATTAATAAAATTAATTGGAAACGAACGTAAAATAATATTTATTAATACGAGAGTGCCACGTCCGTGGGAATCAATTGTGAACGAGAGACTGAAAGTAACAGTAACTAAATATCCTAATGTAACTCTAGTTGATTGGTATGCAGCAAGTGCTGGAAAGAAAGACTACTTTGCACCTGATGGTGTGCATTTAACCAATGTAGGTGCAGAAGCATACGCAGTCCTTGTGGCTAAAGCGGTTAATCAATAA
- the bla gene encoding class A beta-lactamase Bla1: MMILKNKRMLKIGICVGILGLSLASLEAFTGGSLQVEAKEKKGQIKHKNQATHKEFSQLEKKFDARLGVYAIDTGTNQTISYRPNERFAFASTYKALAAGVLLQQYSTEKLNDVITYTKEDLVDYSPVTEKHVDTGMTIGQIAEAAVRYSDNTAGNILFHQIGGPKGYENALRQMGDRVTMSDRFETELNEAIPGDIRDTSTAKTIATNLKAFTVGNALPAEKRKILTEWMKGNATGDKLIRAGVPTDWVVADKSGAGSYGTRNDIAIVWPPNRAPIIIAILSSKDEKGATYDNQLIAEAAEVVVNAF, from the coding sequence ATGATGATTTTGAAAAACAAGAGGATGCTAAAAATAGGAATATGCGTTGGTATATTAGGTTTAAGTCTTGCAAGCCTAGAAGCTTTTACAGGAGGATCACTGCAAGTTGAAGCGAAAGAAAAGAAAGGACAAATAAAACATAAAAATCAGGCGACGCACAAAGAGTTCTCTCAACTTGAGAAAAAATTTGATGCTCGATTAGGTGTATATGCGATTGATACTGGTACCAATCAAACAATTTCTTATCGACCTAACGAAAGATTTGCCTTTGCATCAACTTACAAGGCGTTAGCGGCAGGAGTATTGCTGCAACAATACTCTACTGAGAAATTAAATGACGTTATTACTTACACGAAAGAAGACTTAGTGGATTATTCACCTGTTACAGAGAAACATGTAGATACTGGAATGACAATAGGACAAATTGCGGAGGCTGCTGTTCGTTACAGTGATAATACTGCAGGGAACATTTTATTTCATCAAATAGGCGGACCGAAAGGATATGAAAACGCGCTTAGACAGATGGGTGATCGGGTTACTATGTCTGATCGCTTTGAAACAGAGTTAAACGAGGCTATTCCAGGAGACATTCGTGACACTAGTACAGCGAAAACAATTGCTACGAATCTTAAAGCTTTTACGGTCGGAAATGCACTTCCAGCTGAAAAACGTAAAATTCTTACAGAGTGGATGAAAGGAAATGCTACAGGAGACAAACTTATTCGTGCAGGCGTGCCAACTGACTGGGTAGTTGCAGATAAATCAGGTGCAGGAAGTTACGGGACACGAAATGATATTGCGATCGTTTGGCCACCAAATAGAGCACCCATTATCATCGCAATTTTATCTAGTAAAGATGAAAAAGGGGCTACCTATGATAATCAACTCATTGCAGAGGCGGCTGAAGTTGTCGTTAATGCTTTTTAG
- a CDS encoding peptidoglycan D,D-transpeptidase FtsI family protein, which translates to MEKQKGKNKTYISIRLNIMFLCIFLLFSAIIMQLGKVQIVEGEAYKNQVESSQNATTSIPVPRGQILDREGKTVVNNKSLRTITYTRVKGITSEAILKTAKDLAKVLEMPEQEINKLTDIDKKDFWMQLNTKRAETMITKKDIEKFKEKGVEGKELDKKIEDLRRSRVTEVELAELTAQDLKVLAIKSKMSAGYQLTPQIIKKDVTDQEYARISENLAEFPGVDATVDWERNYVNGDLFRSVLGNITSSEEGLPKENLDSYLVRGYNRNDRVGKSYIEQRYEDVLHGTKAEVKNIADKSGNIINTEIISKGKSGNSLTLTIDMELQKKVEESLEKNLRAFKSSEPLLDRAFVVMTNPNNGQILSMAGKRIVEKEGKMEIEDLALGNMTTSYELGSAVKGATLLTGYETGAIQPGDQFYDAPMKFKGTQAKKSWNVSGFGNINDLRALQVSSNVYMFQTALKIAGVNYVPNGSLDIKQEAFDTMRYYFKQFGLGVPTGIDLPNEIIGQTRKVDSQPGFLLDFSIGQYDTYTPLQLAQYISTIANGGYRMQPQIVQEIREQSIKEEVGKVIRSIEPVVLNRIDMKTEHINRIKEGFRWVFQEGDGTGVKYFKNAPYKPAGKTGTAQTVYGGDDPIGRNAKGERMECYNLTLVGYAPYDNPEVAFSVVVPWLHNDKSGINSIIGKEVLDVYFDLKKQRIHGEGASTDSPN; encoded by the coding sequence ATGGAAAAACAAAAAGGAAAGAACAAGACGTATATATCTATACGATTAAATATAATGTTCCTTTGCATATTTTTATTATTTTCAGCTATTATTATGCAGCTAGGAAAAGTGCAAATCGTAGAGGGAGAGGCATATAAGAATCAAGTAGAAAGTAGTCAAAATGCAACAACTAGCATTCCAGTTCCACGTGGACAAATACTAGATCGAGAAGGGAAAACAGTTGTTAATAATAAATCCCTTCGTACGATTACGTATACAAGGGTAAAGGGAATTACTAGTGAAGCTATTTTAAAAACAGCAAAAGACTTGGCAAAAGTACTTGAAATGCCTGAACAAGAAATAAATAAATTAACAGATATCGATAAAAAAGATTTTTGGATGCAGTTGAATACGAAACGTGCGGAGACAATGATTACGAAAAAAGATATAGAAAAGTTTAAAGAAAAGGGAGTAGAGGGAAAAGAGTTAGATAAAAAAATAGAAGACTTAAGACGAAGTCGCGTTACAGAAGTAGAATTGGCAGAATTAACAGCACAAGATTTAAAGGTGTTAGCTATTAAAAGTAAAATGAGCGCAGGTTATCAACTGACACCACAAATTATAAAAAAAGATGTAACAGATCAAGAGTATGCACGAATCAGTGAAAATCTTGCGGAGTTTCCTGGGGTAGATGCAACGGTTGATTGGGAGCGCAATTATGTAAATGGTGATTTATTTCGTTCCGTGTTAGGTAATATTACGAGTAGCGAAGAAGGTCTGCCAAAAGAAAATTTAGATTCTTATTTAGTACGCGGATATAACCGTAATGATCGTGTAGGGAAAAGTTATATTGAACAACGATATGAAGATGTGCTACACGGCACAAAAGCAGAAGTGAAAAACATTGCAGATAAATCAGGAAATATTATAAACACAGAAATAATTTCTAAAGGAAAAAGTGGTAATAGTTTAACATTAACGATTGATATGGAATTACAAAAGAAAGTGGAAGAAAGTTTAGAGAAAAATTTGAGAGCTTTTAAGAGTTCAGAGCCACTATTGGACCGAGCTTTTGTTGTTATGACGAATCCGAATAACGGACAGATTTTATCTATGGCAGGCAAAAGGATAGTAGAAAAAGAAGGGAAAATGGAAATCGAGGATTTGGCATTAGGTAATATGACGACGTCGTATGAACTAGGGTCAGCTGTAAAAGGTGCAACTTTATTAACTGGATATGAGACTGGGGCAATACAACCAGGAGATCAATTTTATGATGCACCGATGAAATTTAAAGGCACACAAGCTAAGAAATCGTGGAATGTATCCGGATTTGGTAATATTAATGATTTACGAGCGCTACAAGTATCTTCGAATGTATACATGTTCCAGACAGCTTTAAAAATTGCGGGCGTTAATTACGTACCAAATGGTTCATTGGATATAAAACAAGAAGCATTTGATACGATGCGCTATTATTTTAAACAATTTGGATTAGGCGTGCCAACAGGAATTGATTTACCGAATGAAATAATTGGCCAAACTAGAAAAGTAGATAGTCAGCCTGGGTTTTTACTAGATTTTTCTATCGGTCAGTATGATACGTATACGCCGTTGCAATTAGCACAATATATTTCAACGATTGCTAATGGAGGTTATAGAATGCAACCTCAAATTGTACAAGAAATACGAGAGCAATCAATAAAAGAAGAGGTTGGCAAAGTTATTCGTTCTATAGAGCCTGTCGTATTAAATCGAATTGATATGAAGACAGAACATATTAATCGAATAAAAGAAGGCTTTAGGTGGGTATTCCAAGAAGGTGATGGAACTGGTGTGAAGTATTTCAAAAATGCTCCATACAAGCCAGCAGGGAAGACAGGGACAGCTCAAACTGTATATGGTGGAGATGATCCAATTGGTAGAAATGCGAAAGGAGAACGTATGGAATGTTACAACTTAACGTTAGTTGGATATGCTCCATATGATAATCCAGAAGTAGCCTTTTCTGTAGTAGTTCCGTGGCTTCATAACGATAAAAGTGGAATTAATTCTATAATTGGAAAAGAAGTTTTAGATGTATATTTTGATTTAAAAAAGCAACGTATACATGGTGAGGGTGCTAGTACAGATAGTCCTAATTAA